In one window of Brassica rapa cultivar Chiifu-401-42 chromosome A07, CAAS_Brap_v3.01, whole genome shotgun sequence DNA:
- the LOC103829390 gene encoding indole glucosinolate O-methyltransferase 1: MGILFEETVSSDPKTQIVIDDDNELGLMAVRLANAAAFPMVLKAALELGVFDTLYAASVFLSPSEIASRLPTTPRNPGAPVLLDRMLRLLASYSMVKCDTVQAGKGERVYRAEPICRFFLKDNIQDIGSLASQVIVNFDSVFLNTWAQLKDVVLEGGDAFGRAHGGMKLFDYMGTDERFSKLFNQTGFTIAVVKKALEVYEGFKDVEVLVDVGGGVGNTLGVVTSKYHHIKGINFDLTCALAQAPSYHGVEHVAGDMFVDVPTGDAMILKRILHDWTDEDCVKILKNCWKSLPENGKVVVIELVTPDDAENGDINANIAFDMDMLMFTQCSGGKERSRAEFEALAAASGFNHCKFVCQAYHCWIIEFCK, from the exons atgggaaTCCTTTTTGAAGAAACCGTAAGCTCTGACCCCAAAACCCAAATTGTtattgatgatgataatgagcTGGGTTTGATGGCCGTGAGACTAGCCAATGCTGCCGCCTTTCCGATGGTTCTCAAAGCTGCTCTTGAGCTCGGTGTCTTTGACACTCTCTACGCCGCCTCTGTGTTCCTCTCACCTTCAGAGATAGCATCTAGGCTACCAACCACACCTCGTAACCCAGGGGCGCCAGTTTTGTTGGACCGGATGCTTCGTCTACTCGCTAGCTATTCCATGGTCAAGTGTGATACGGTCCAAGCTGGAAAGGGCGAGAGGGTCTACAGAGCCGAGCCAATTTGTAGGTTTTTCTTGAAAGATAACATTCAAGACATTGGATCCCTTGCTTCACAAGTCATTGTCAATTTTGACAGCGTCTTCCTTAATACCTG GGCCCAATTGAAAGATGTGGTGCTAGAAGGAGGAGATGCATTTGGCCGTGCACATGGTGGCATGAAACTCTTCGACTATATGGGAACAGATGAGAGATTCAGCAAGCTCTTTAACCAGACCGGATTCACAATTGCAGTTGTGAAGAAGGCTCTTGAAGTCTACGAAGGCTTCAAAGATGTGGAAGTGTTGGTTGATGTAGGAGGAGGAGTTGGcaacacccttggtgttgttaCTTCTAAATATCATCATATTAAGGGTATTAATTTTGATCTGACTTGTGCCTTGGCACAAGCACCTTCTTACCATGGTGTAGAACATGTGGCCGGAGATATGTTTGTGGATGTTCCAACTGGAGATGCCATGATCTTGAAA CGTATACTTCATGATTGGACTGATGAAGACTGtgtaaaaattcttaaaaactgTTGGAAATCACTACCAGAAAACGGTAAAGTTGTTGTCATAGAATTAGTCACTCCTGACGACGCTGAGAATGGTGACATCAACGCAAACATTGCCTTTGACATGGACATGTTGATGTTCACCCAATGTTCCGGTGGGAAAGAGAGGTCACGAGCTGAGTTTGAAGCTTTGGCTGCAGCTTCTGGCTTCAACCATTGCAAATTCGTTTGCCAGGCTTATCACTGCTGGATTATTGAGTTCtgtaaataa
- the LOC103829392 gene encoding early nodulin-like protein 1 gives MVSYQKHLSSSSLMLVFFFCFLSLFSRPSLSATFLVDGVSVWKTPVVHVGDSVIFRHKYGYDLYIFRTKDAFSVCNFTQATLLTKHNSTSFTWHPSRTGSYYFSFKNNTSHLKTCQLNQKLSVQVILANASPPSQPPTPAVAPVPVSEGGVVSSSPSYPWPLGPREGSAISPGPSPSEITSVSVPGDGVPFINSNPAVPLPTGDVDSTSINPLPTTSKNSARQVMMMTVKLKLVLSCVAMFLLL, from the exons atggtttcataTCAGAAACatctctcttcctcctccttaatgctggtcttcttcttctgcttcctctctctcttctcccgtCCTTCTCTCTCCGCCACGTTTCTCGTGGATGGTGTCTCTGTCTGGAAAACTCCCGTTGTCCATGTCGGCGACTCCGTTA TTTTCAGACACAAGTACGGATACGATCTCTACATCTTCAGGACTAAAGATGCATTCAGTGTCTGCAACTTCACTCAAGCCACTCTTCTTACAAAACATAACTCCACCTCCTTCACG TGGCACCCATCTAGAACAGGCTCTTACTACTTTTCTTTCAAGAACAACACATCTCATCTCAAGACCTGCCAACTCAACCAGAAGCTCTCAGTCCAAGTCATCCTAGCCAATGCATCTCCACCGTCACAACCACCAACACCAGCTGTCGCTCCTGTTCCTGTCTCGGAAGGAGGAGTGGTCTCATCATCTCCTTCTTACCCATGGCCATTAGGTCCAAGAGAAGGTTCAGCTATCTCTCCGGGACCATCTCCGTCAGAGATCACGTCGGTGTCGGTACCAGGAGACGGAGTTCCGTTCATCAACAGTAATCCGGCTGTGCCACTTCCCACCGGAGATGTCGACTCTACTTCCATTAACCCTTTGCCCACCACTTCCAAAAATTCAGCACGTCAG gtgatgatgatgacagTAAAGCTGAAGCTAGTTTTGTCTTGTGTAGCCATGTTTCTTCTACTctag